The sequence TTGGGTCGTGTAACCACATACATGTTTATTGCGGCTGTGTTTTACGGTGTGGTGAGTATGGCCTCTGTGCTTGTGCCGCTAAAAGTGTTTATCGTGGCGCCACTTCTCATGATGTCGGGTCTACTCTTTTTGCTTTCAGCCTTTCCAAAACTTATGGTGGCTTTCCCTTGGGCAGCCTTTTTAAGCCGAGGTGTGCAGGCTGTTATGCCACAAGGCTTTGCGCAATCTATGGGTGAAAAACCAAACATGCTTAAGCTTTACATTTACGGTGTTATGCTTGGGTTTATTCCTTGCGGAATGGTATTTGCGGCGGTTATGGCTGCTGCAACAACAGATAGTTTTACACATAGCATGCTTGCTATGTTTGCATTTGGGATGGGCACAATGCCAGCCCTTATGCTTGTTGCGCTCGGTGCTGGTAAGGTGAGCAAACTCTCACCAAAAGCAGCCCGCGTAATGAAACAAACTGCTTATACATGGACAGGCCTCTGGCTGATCCTGATGAGCGGTAAGATGATCCTAAGCTTTGCTTAGAAAATGTGAATAAGGATAAAAGAATGAACGCACAAACTCATCCAGACTACAATATGGATTTGGTGAAGCTCTTTACTCTTGCAACATGCTTTTGGGCTGTTGTGGGGATGCTGGTCGGCGTGGTGATCGCTCTGCAGCTTGCTTTTCCAATTCTTAACATTGAACCTTACCTAACCTTTGGTCGCCTCCGTCCGATTCATACATCGGGTGTAGTATTTGCCTTTGGTGGTAACGCTCTATTTGCAACCAGCTACTACATTGTCCAGCGAACCTGTCGTGTGAGACTATGGAGTGATAAGCTGTCGTTCTTCACGTTCTGGGGCTACCAGCTCTTTATTGTGATGGCTGCTTTTGGTTACCTTACTGGGGTAACGCAAGCAAAGGAATACGCGGAACCTGAGTGGTACGCTGACCTGTGGTTGACAATTGTTTGGGTGGCTTACTTGCTTGTCTTTATGATGACAATCATCAAGCGTAAAGAGCCTCATCTTTATGTGGCGAACTGGTTCTTCCTTGCGTTTATTATTACGGTGGCTGTGCTTCACCTTGGTAACAACATTAGTATTCCTGTGGATATTCGCGGTCTGAAAAGTTACAGCGTACCAAGCGGTGTACAGAGTGCGATGATTCAGTGGTGGTACGGTCATAACGCGGTTGGGTTCTTCCTAACAGCTGGTTTCCTCGGTATGATGTACTACTTCATTCCAAAGCGTGCGGAGCGTCCTGTGTACTCATACAGACTCTCTATCGTGCACTTTTGGTCTCTTATTTTTATCTACATTTGGGCAGGTCCACACCACCTGCATTACACTGCTCTACCAGACTGGGCACAAACACTCGGGATGACATTCTCTGTGATGCTTTGGATGCCAAGTTGGGGTGGTATGATTAACGGTATGATGACCCTTTCTGGAGCTTGGGATAAGCTTCGTAAAGACCCGGTTCTTCAGTTTATGATCGTGTCGTTGGCGTTCTACGGTATGAGCACATTTGAAGGGCCGCTTCTGTCTGTACGTGTTGTGAACGCATTGTCTCACTACACAGACTGGACTGTTGGTCACGTACACTCTGGTGCCCTAGGTTGGAACGGCTTTATTAGCTTTGGTGCTCTATACATGCTTGTACCACTGCTATGGAACCGTAAAGAAATGTACTCACTGAAACTGGTGAGTGTGCACCTATGGCTTGGTACGTTTGGTATCGTACTTTACATTGCAGCGATGTGGGTGTCTGGTATCATGCAAGGCCTTATGTGGCGCTCTTACGATGAAATGGGCTTCCTCACATACTCATTTGTTGAGACCGTTGTTGCGATGCATCCATTCTATGTTATCCGCGCGCTTGGTGGTCTACTGTTCCTCGTTGGTGCTCTGATCATGTGCTACAACATCTACCGTACAATTAAAGGTGATGTGCGTGCCGGAGAAGTGGACAAAGAAGGTAACCCACGTGAAGCGATGCTGAACGGCAAAGTGCTGGCAGCAGCGTAAGGAGGACATAAAAAATGAGCTTAATGAAAAAACACGAAACGTTAGAAAAAAACTCAGTCCTTCTGTTGATCTTTATCATCGTGGCAGTACTGATTGGTGGCATCGTGGAAATTATTCCACTATTCAGAAAAGAAACAGTGATTGAGCCAGTAGAGGGGATGCGTCCTTACACGCCTCTTGAGCTAGCGGGTTACAACATCTACCTGCGTGAGGGGTGCTATAACTGTCACTCTCAGCACATTCGTCCACTGCGTGATGAAGTGACACGTTACGGCCACTACTCACTGGCAGCAGAGAGCATGTACGACCACCCATTCCAGTGGGGAAGTAAGCGTACTGGCCCTGACCTTGCCCGTGTTGGCGGTAAGTACTCTGATGAGTGGCATGTGGCGCACATGATCAAGCCAACAAGTGTTGTGCCTGAGTCCATCATGCCGTCATACAGCTTCCTCATGAAGCGTGCAGCAAAAATCTCTGACCTAGATAAGCACCTCAAAGCGCTGAGCCGCATTGGTGTGCCTTACACAGAAGAGATGATTGTAAACGCTGAAAAGGATGCGATTGCACAAGC comes from Pseudomonadota bacterium and encodes:
- a CDS encoding sulfite exporter TauE/SafE family protein; protein product: MTLLETVLTQIMGCFHNIPLSYGLISGLFVIGLAGSIGHCTLMCGPFVMSQAGKFEKASGALLIPYHLGRVTTYMFIAAVFYGVVSMASVLVPLKVFIVAPLLMMSGLLFLLSAFPKLMVAFPWAAFLSRGVQAVMPQGFAQSMGEKPNMLKLYIYGVMLGFIPCGMVFAAVMAAATTDSFTHSMLAMFAFGMGTMPALMLVALGAGKVSKLSPKAARVMKQTAYTWTGLWLILMSGKMILSFA
- the ccoN gene encoding cytochrome-c oxidase, cbb3-type subunit I; the encoded protein is MNAQTHPDYNMDLVKLFTLATCFWAVVGMLVGVVIALQLAFPILNIEPYLTFGRLRPIHTSGVVFAFGGNALFATSYYIVQRTCRVRLWSDKLSFFTFWGYQLFIVMAAFGYLTGVTQAKEYAEPEWYADLWLTIVWVAYLLVFMMTIIKRKEPHLYVANWFFLAFIITVAVLHLGNNISIPVDIRGLKSYSVPSGVQSAMIQWWYGHNAVGFFLTAGFLGMMYYFIPKRAERPVYSYRLSIVHFWSLIFIYIWAGPHHLHYTALPDWAQTLGMTFSVMLWMPSWGGMINGMMTLSGAWDKLRKDPVLQFMIVSLAFYGMSTFEGPLLSVRVVNALSHYTDWTVGHVHSGALGWNGFISFGALYMLVPLLWNRKEMYSLKLVSVHLWLGTFGIVLYIAAMWVSGIMQGLMWRSYDEMGFLTYSFVETVVAMHPFYVIRALGGLLFLVGALIMCYNIYRTIKGDVRAGEVDKEGNPREAMLNGKVLAAA
- the ccoO gene encoding cytochrome-c oxidase, cbb3-type subunit II → MSLMKKHETLEKNSVLLLIFIIVAVLIGGIVEIIPLFRKETVIEPVEGMRPYTPLELAGYNIYLREGCYNCHSQHIRPLRDEVTRYGHYSLAAESMYDHPFQWGSKRTGPDLARVGGKYSDEWHVAHMIKPTSVVPESIMPSYSFLMKRAAKISDLDKHLKALSRIGVPYTEEMIVNAEKDAIAQATGEERMDISGLVARYGEKVNARDFDGQEHTVTEMDALVAYLQVLGTMVDFKAAKNLHMIEE